A region from the Branchiostoma lanceolatum isolate klBraLanc5 chromosome 2, klBraLanc5.hap2, whole genome shotgun sequence genome encodes:
- the LOC136427327 gene encoding thyrotroph embryonic factor-like, whose protein sequence is MSHSTENTDRSSTLQALLQNAMLSPPDTGKTDNGEKKKLEVGDDMDPSVMASAFLGPNLWDNADDFKDFKLEAIDLDSFFAEAGILIPQDVPVGDPSTAGLPSISDPDSPEPVASTSFSAPSSPPLDVTSSTSVPSTEEVLSPGASPAHISLEEAIPEVEYDVSPTDVALASIPGKEEFNPRKRVFSDEELRPQPMIKKSRKIFVPEDCKDDKYWERRKKNNVAAKRSRDARRIKENQVALRASFLERENTTLKEELLKAKEENVILSKKLLKYEQQNRV, encoded by the exons ATGTCTCACAGTACGGAGAACACGGACAGATCGAGCACGCTGCAGGCGCTGCTACAGAACGCGATGTTGTCTCCTCCCGACACAGGCAAAACCG ACAATGGTGAGAAGAAGAAGCTGGAGGTTGGAGATGACATGGACCCCAGCGTCATGGCATCCGCCTTCTTGGGACCCAACTTGTGGGATAATGCAGATGATTTCAAG GACTTCAAGTTAGAGGCAATCGACCTGGACTCCTTCTTCGCTGAAGCCGGGATCCTCATCCCGCAGGATGTCCCGGTGGGCGACCCCAGTACTGCAGGGCTGCCGTCGATCTCTGATCCTGATTCTCCAGAACCCGTGGCTTCAACATCATTCTCCGCCCCCTCCTCCCCTCCACTGGACGTCACCTCAAGCACAT CCGTCCCCAGCACAGAGGAGGTCTTGTCGCCTGGCGCCTCCCCTGCCCACATCAGTCTGGAGGAGGCGATCCCTGAGGTTGAATACGACGTCTCGCCAACTGATGTGGCGCTTGCTTCCATCCCGGGAAAGGAAGAGTTCAACCCTCGCAAGCGAGTCTTCAGCGATGAGGAACTCAGGCCACAGCCCATGATCAAAAAGTCGCGCAAGATTTTTGTGCCAGAGGACTGTAAGGACGATAAGTACTGGGAGCGACGGAAGAAGAACAACGTAGCGGCCAAGAGATCACGGGACGCACGGCGGATCAAGGAGAACCAAGTGGCACTGCGGGCATCTTTTCTGGAGAGGGAGAATACGACCTTGAAGGAGGAGCTGCTCAAGGCTAAGGAGGAAAATGTGATCTTGTCCAAGAAACTTTTGAAGTATGAACAGCAGAACAGAGTCTGA
- the LOC136427329 gene encoding neuroplastin-like isoform X2: MKSKLLISLLLMAFVASCRAQNQVEITTAPQGTNAFEDGSVQFSCEAQKTGGDDSLDIVWVKSAGGSVTPIDDSTDSRFTFATTLTAGAAKSNFSIDDLRVGDTGSYKCYASNDPTRGSNPVSEPTKWETAQANLNVYAKVAINQTADVNITQIGPLELGCQVSAPGGDLTVDSVTWTRNGVEVKDYGSTEQPNYFLKNNLASGSDGGVYTCTVKFNVQSGGTVTDSRDITVYAFPRITSHFRKSVKYQEGETVTLKCIAEGYPTPTVMWTKDNEELTNTSSRMSLFMDDDGAANLRITDLEMGDRATYTCSAENSIGSATLDVLLRVKDRLAALWPFLGILVEVILLVAIIFYFEKRKSDDDADDDDDDDAPVKKKSNSATNEKGVEKDESDVRLRNVNA; this comes from the exons ATGAAGTCAAAACTGCTTATTAGCCTTTTATTGATGGCTTTTGTTGCATCTTGCAGAGCCCAAAATCAAG TTGAGATCACCACAGCGCCACAGGGCACCAATGCGTTTGAGGATGGCAGCGTACAGTTTTCCTGCGAGGCCCAGAAAACTGGTGGCGACGACAGCTTGGACATTGTGTGGGTAAAGTCAGCAGGGGGCTCTGTGACACCCATAGATGACTCCACCGACAGCCGCTTCACTTTTGCAACTACCCTCACCGCTGGGGCTGCGAAAAGTAATTTCAG TATTGATGACCTGAGGGTTGGTGACACTGGCTCGTACAAATGTTATGCATCGAACGACCCCACCCGTGGCAGTAACCCAGTGTCTGAGCCTACCAAGTGGGAAACAGCACAGGCTAATCTCAACGTCTATGCAA AGGTTGCCATCAACCAGACAGCTGATGTGAACATAACACAGATAGGACCCCTGGAGCTGGGATGCCAGGTCAGTGCCCCCGGGGGAGACTTGACAGTGGACTCTGTGACCTGGACAAGGAACGGTGTTGAAGTAAAAGATTATGGCA GCACCGAACAGCCCAACTATTTTCTCAAGAACAACCTAGCAAGTGGGAGCGATGGTGGAGTGTACACCTGTACGGTGAAGTTCAATGTCCAAAGTGGAGGCACTGTCACAGACAGCCGTGACATCACCGTATATG CGTTCCCAAGGATCACCTCCCACTTCAGGAAGTCGGTGAAGTACCAGGAAGGCGAGACGGTGACTCTGAAGTGCATTGCTGAAGGCTACCCCACACCAACTGTCATGTGGACCAAGGACAACGAGGAGCTGACCAATACGAGctccag AATGAGCCTTTTCATGGATGATGATGGTGCAGCAAACCTCAGAATCACCGACTTGGAAATGGGCGACAGGGCAACCTACACTTGCAGTGCCGAAAACAGCATTGGCTCGGCCACCTTGGATGTTCTGCTGAGGGTAAAGG ATCGCCTTGCAGCTCTGTGGCCCTTCCTAGGCATCCTGGTTGAAGTGATCCTTCTGGTGGCCATTATCTTCTACTTCGAGAAGAGGAAGTCTGACGACGATGCCGATGACG atgatgatgatgatgctccTGT TAAGAAGAAGTCCAACAGTGCTACCAACGAGAAAGGCGTGGAGAAAGATGAGAGTGATGTGCGACTACGTAACGTTAATGCATAG
- the LOC136427329 gene encoding neuroplastin-like isoform X1 gives MKSKLLISLLLMAFVASCRAQNQVEITTAPQGTNAFEDGSVQFSCEAQKTGGDDSLDIVWVKSAGGSVTPIDDSTDSRFTFATTLTAGAAKSNFSIDDLRVGDTGSYKCYASNDPTRGSNPVSEPTKWETAQANLNVYAKVAINQTADVNITQIGPLELGCQVSAPGGDLTVDSVTWTRNGVEVKDYGSTEQPNYFLKNNLASGSDGGVYTCTVKFNVQSGGTVTDSRDITVYAFPRITSHFRKSVKYQEGETVTLKCIAEGYPTPTVMWTKDNEELTNTSSRMSLFMDDDGAANLRITDLEMGDRATYTCSAENSIGSATLDVLLRVKDRLAALWPFLGILVEVILLVAIIFYFEKRKSDDDADDEDDDDDAPVKKKSNSATNEKGVEKDESDVRLRNVNA, from the exons ATGAAGTCAAAACTGCTTATTAGCCTTTTATTGATGGCTTTTGTTGCATCTTGCAGAGCCCAAAATCAAG TTGAGATCACCACAGCGCCACAGGGCACCAATGCGTTTGAGGATGGCAGCGTACAGTTTTCCTGCGAGGCCCAGAAAACTGGTGGCGACGACAGCTTGGACATTGTGTGGGTAAAGTCAGCAGGGGGCTCTGTGACACCCATAGATGACTCCACCGACAGCCGCTTCACTTTTGCAACTACCCTCACCGCTGGGGCTGCGAAAAGTAATTTCAG TATTGATGACCTGAGGGTTGGTGACACTGGCTCGTACAAATGTTATGCATCGAACGACCCCACCCGTGGCAGTAACCCAGTGTCTGAGCCTACCAAGTGGGAAACAGCACAGGCTAATCTCAACGTCTATGCAA AGGTTGCCATCAACCAGACAGCTGATGTGAACATAACACAGATAGGACCCCTGGAGCTGGGATGCCAGGTCAGTGCCCCCGGGGGAGACTTGACAGTGGACTCTGTGACCTGGACAAGGAACGGTGTTGAAGTAAAAGATTATGGCA GCACCGAACAGCCCAACTATTTTCTCAAGAACAACCTAGCAAGTGGGAGCGATGGTGGAGTGTACACCTGTACGGTGAAGTTCAATGTCCAAAGTGGAGGCACTGTCACAGACAGCCGTGACATCACCGTATATG CGTTCCCAAGGATCACCTCCCACTTCAGGAAGTCGGTGAAGTACCAGGAAGGCGAGACGGTGACTCTGAAGTGCATTGCTGAAGGCTACCCCACACCAACTGTCATGTGGACCAAGGACAACGAGGAGCTGACCAATACGAGctccag AATGAGCCTTTTCATGGATGATGATGGTGCAGCAAACCTCAGAATCACCGACTTGGAAATGGGCGACAGGGCAACCTACACTTGCAGTGCCGAAAACAGCATTGGCTCGGCCACCTTGGATGTTCTGCTGAGGGTAAAGG ATCGCCTTGCAGCTCTGTGGCCCTTCCTAGGCATCCTGGTTGAAGTGATCCTTCTGGTGGCCATTATCTTCTACTTCGAGAAGAGGAAGTCTGACGACGATGCCGATGACG aagatgatgatgatgatgctccTGT TAAGAAGAAGTCCAACAGTGCTACCAACGAGAAAGGCGTGGAGAAAGATGAGAGTGATGTGCGACTACGTAACGTTAATGCATAG